Proteins from one Mesorhizobium sp. M9A.F.Ca.ET.002.03.1.2 genomic window:
- a CDS encoding ABC transporter ATP-binding protein, translating to MTALLSIRDLTVTYRRDGSEVAALKHISLDVAAGERFAIIGESGSGKSTLALAIAGLLPASARIDGRIDWFLQSPSGAKASPSVLPDTSRARGEMSGRTEGGVTERQPRSESAAAKPKFTPLGGRDIGFVFQYPSASLDPVMTVGKQIAEVARTHLGLGWTESYAKAKTLLDRVRLPDPDVAMRAYPHQLSGGQKQRVAIAAAIAAGPRLLIADEATSALDTIVQAEIAALIRQLVAEDGMTLLFVSHDIALAAELAERIAVFRHGDLVETGTTAQVINTPRNAYTTALLDAHLGLDVEPLLRVGTSP from the coding sequence GTGACGGCGCTGCTTTCGATCCGCGATCTGACGGTGACCTATCGCCGCGACGGAAGCGAGGTGGCGGCGTTGAAACATATCAGTCTCGATGTCGCCGCCGGCGAACGTTTCGCTATCATCGGCGAGAGCGGCTCGGGCAAGAGTACGCTGGCGCTGGCCATTGCCGGGCTGCTGCCGGCTTCCGCCAGGATTGACGGCCGCATCGATTGGTTTTTGCAGTCGCCTTCGGGTGCCAAGGCATCCCCCTCTGTCCTGCCGGACACCTCCCGCGCAAGGGGGGAGATGTCCGGCAGGACAGAGGGGGGTGTGACGGAGCGCCAGCCCAGGTCCGAATCCGCTGCTGCCAAACCCAAATTCACGCCCCTCGGTGGCCGCGACATCGGCTTCGTCTTCCAGTATCCCTCAGCCAGCCTCGATCCGGTAATGACGGTCGGCAAACAGATCGCGGAAGTCGCGCGCACGCATCTCGGCCTTGGTTGGACAGAATCTTATGCCAAGGCAAAAACCCTGCTTGATCGCGTCCGCCTGCCCGACCCGGACGTCGCCATGCGCGCCTATCCGCATCAGCTTTCCGGCGGCCAGAAGCAGCGCGTGGCGATCGCCGCGGCGATCGCGGCCGGTCCGAGACTGCTCATAGCAGACGAGGCGACCAGCGCGCTGGACACCATCGTGCAGGCCGAGATCGCAGCACTGATCCGGCAATTGGTGGCCGAGGACGGCATGACGCTGCTGTTCGTCAGCCACGACATCGCGCTGGCCGCAGAACTTGCCGAACGCATCGCCGTGTTCCGGCATGGCGACCTGGTGGAAACCGGAACGACCGCGCAGGTTATCAATACCCCGCGCAACGCCTATACAACAGCGCTGCTCGACGCCCATCTCGGCCTCGATGTCGAACCGCTGCTGCGGGTTGGAACGTCGCCATGA
- a CDS encoding carbohydrate kinase yields MKVAVLDFGKTNSKLFVFGQDGRILCERRTQPNWTRKGGFSVLDETALHDWAARAVGEAVDIHGVEGLMVSGHGCTFALVDDASLTHPILDYEQEPPAEIAAQIDRRIPDFAETFSPLLPLGFNYGRHMLWLKTVQPSAFAAAKSILGYPQYWSWRFAGRAVSEVSYLGCHSHLWAPRKSDFSSLVDAEGWRGQMPAFERAGAVIGEQRFGESTRPIAVHNGVHDSNAALHAYRRQELGPVTVVSTGTWVVVLNPDCPLDALDRDRDMLVNVDVDGDPVPTIRFMGGREFATISAGWQGAIARSTLQQVIDAGIMALPSFAPGGPMPGHPGELVGRTPGANERAAVALLYVALMVDLCLDLIHSSNTVIVDGGLNSGGMLASLLAELRPGQAFMQGATLEGSATGAAALAFESVGHEFAAEAPEPVRASSFTGLARYRDSWRGLAADRGAAGVAAGDAR; encoded by the coding sequence GTGAAGGTGGCCGTCCTCGACTTCGGCAAGACCAATTCGAAGCTGTTCGTCTTCGGTCAGGACGGGCGTATCCTCTGCGAGCGCCGGACCCAGCCGAACTGGACGCGCAAGGGCGGCTTCAGCGTGCTCGACGAGACGGCGCTTCACGATTGGGCGGCTCGCGCCGTCGGCGAGGCGGTCGACATCCATGGCGTAGAGGGGCTGATGGTTTCGGGCCATGGCTGCACCTTTGCCTTGGTTGACGATGCGTCGCTGACGCATCCGATCCTTGACTACGAGCAGGAGCCGCCGGCTGAGATTGCCGCGCAGATCGATCGCCGCATTCCGGATTTTGCCGAAACCTTCTCGCCGCTCCTGCCGCTCGGTTTCAACTACGGTCGCCACATGCTGTGGCTGAAGACGGTGCAACCCAGCGCGTTCGCTGCGGCGAAATCGATCCTCGGCTATCCGCAATACTGGAGCTGGCGCTTTGCCGGCCGGGCAGTCTCGGAAGTGTCCTATCTCGGCTGCCACTCGCATCTGTGGGCGCCGCGCAAAAGTGATTTCAGTTCGCTGGTCGACGCCGAGGGCTGGCGCGGCCAGATGCCCGCCTTCGAGCGTGCCGGCGCGGTCATCGGCGAGCAGCGCTTCGGCGAGTCGACACGGCCGATCGCTGTCCACAACGGCGTCCATGACAGCAATGCGGCGCTCCATGCCTATCGTCGGCAGGAGCTTGGCCCGGTCACCGTCGTCTCGACCGGCACCTGGGTCGTCGTGCTCAATCCGGACTGCCCTCTCGACGCGCTCGATCGTGACCGCGACATGCTCGTCAATGTCGATGTCGATGGCGACCCGGTGCCGACCATCCGCTTCATGGGCGGGCGTGAATTCGCGACGATCAGCGCCGGCTGGCAGGGCGCGATCGCCCGCTCCACGCTTCAGCAGGTGATCGACGCCGGCATCATGGCGCTGCCGAGCTTCGCGCCGGGTGGGCCGATGCCTGGCCATCCCGGCGAGTTGGTCGGACGCACACCCGGCGCGAACGAGCGTGCGGCTGTGGCGCTGCTCTATGTCGCGCTGATGGTCGATCTGTGTCTCGACCTGATCCACTCGAGCAACACCGTAATCGTCGATGGCGGGCTGAACAGCGGCGGAATGCTTGCCAGCCTGCTGGCTGAGCTTCGCCCCGGCCAGGCCTTCATGCAAGGCGCCACGCTGGAGGGCAGCGCCACCGGAGCGGCGGCTCTTGCCTTCGAGAGCGTCGGACACGAATTTGCCGCCGAGGCGCCGGAGCCTGTTCGTGCATCGAGCTTCACCGGACTTGCCCGGTATCGCGACAGCTGGCGCGGCCTTGCCGCCGATCGGGGCGCCGCCGGCGTAGCAGCGGGAGATGCGCGATGA
- a CDS encoding ABC transporter permease, which produces MNTLRRFLGTPEAVAGAIILVALFAMALTAPLFFPGDPQAIAGPALLPPFQDWLLPLGTDRLGRDVTAELFHGARTSLAVGLAAAAAALVIGAIIGTLAGFAGGLFDEVLMRVTDAFQTVPSFLLALAFVSVVGPSLGVVVAAIALGAWTGPARVARAEVLSIRERDFVAGARVIGMHPLEIAFREVLPNALPPVLALSSVIVAAAILTEAALSFLGLGDPNRVTWGGMIAEGRAVLRTAPFLSIIPGVALVLTVLGVYLAGEGVVETTAVRRSLS; this is translated from the coding sequence GTGAACACGCTCCGTCGCTTTCTTGGCACGCCGGAAGCGGTCGCCGGCGCGATCATCCTGGTAGCGCTGTTCGCCATGGCGCTGACAGCGCCGCTGTTCTTTCCCGGCGACCCGCAAGCCATTGCCGGGCCGGCGCTGCTGCCGCCTTTCCAGGATTGGTTGCTGCCGCTCGGCACCGACCGGCTCGGCCGCGACGTAACGGCCGAGCTTTTCCACGGCGCCCGCACCTCGCTAGCGGTCGGGCTCGCGGCGGCAGCCGCGGCCCTTGTCATAGGTGCGATAATCGGCACGCTGGCCGGCTTTGCCGGCGGCCTGTTCGACGAAGTGCTGATGCGCGTCACCGACGCCTTCCAGACCGTACCGAGCTTCCTTCTGGCGCTGGCTTTCGTCAGTGTCGTCGGGCCGTCGCTCGGCGTCGTCGTCGCGGCGATCGCGCTCGGCGCCTGGACCGGGCCGGCACGTGTCGCCCGCGCCGAAGTGCTGTCGATCCGCGAGCGCGATTTTGTCGCCGGCGCCCGCGTCATCGGCATGCATCCGCTGGAGATCGCCTTTCGCGAAGTGCTGCCCAACGCATTGCCGCCGGTGCTGGCACTGTCGTCGGTGATCGTCGCCGCCGCGATCCTTACCGAAGCGGCACTTTCGTTTCTCGGCCTCGGCGATCCCAACCGCGTGACCTGGGGCGGCATGATCGCCGAAGGCCGCGCCGTGCTGCGCACCGCGCCGTTCCTGTCGATCATTCCGGGCGTCGCACTCGTGCTGACCGTGCTCGGGGTCTATCTCGCCGGCGAAGGCGTCGTCGAGACGACGGCGGTCAGAAGGAGCCTGTCGTGA
- a CDS encoding DeoR/GlpR family DNA-binding transcription regulator, with product MSDSGRQRQIVELLRDRPFASVRELQERLGVSAATVRRDIDKIDEAGEARKVYGGISALDGASQASVAYARPYDENRDLAVEAKRQIAALAATLVRDGDAVIVHGGSTCFHLGAKLADRNIRLYTNSMPLVAYLSDHGHCSLTVAGGELHREPGIIHSLTQAVPFYASKFFLGAQGIGQEGVLESHPLLVRSIVELSLCADQIVVLADSRKLSIHARNVALPLSRIGTLVTDDDLSDADARMLEDAGVTVRIASSSGALQ from the coding sequence TTGAGCGACTCCGGCCGCCAGCGTCAGATCGTCGAGTTGTTGCGGGATCGCCCTTTCGCCTCGGTGCGCGAGTTGCAGGAGCGGCTCGGCGTGTCGGCTGCGACGGTGCGTCGCGATATCGACAAGATCGATGAGGCCGGCGAAGCACGGAAGGTCTACGGCGGCATCTCGGCGCTCGATGGCGCTTCACAGGCCAGTGTCGCCTATGCCAGACCCTATGACGAGAACCGCGATCTCGCGGTCGAGGCCAAGCGGCAGATCGCCGCTCTCGCCGCGACCCTGGTACGCGATGGCGACGCCGTCATCGTGCATGGCGGTTCGACCTGCTTCCATCTCGGCGCCAAGCTCGCCGACCGCAACATCCGGCTCTATACCAACTCGATGCCGCTCGTGGCCTATTTGAGCGACCACGGCCATTGCAGCCTGACGGTTGCCGGCGGTGAACTGCATCGCGAGCCTGGCATCATCCATTCGCTTACCCAGGCCGTGCCCTTCTACGCATCGAAGTTCTTTCTTGGCGCGCAAGGCATCGGCCAGGAAGGCGTGCTGGAATCGCATCCGCTGCTGGTCCGCTCCATCGTCGAACTCAGTCTCTGCGCCGACCAGATCGTGGTGCTGGCCGACAGCCGCAAACTGTCGATCCACGCGCGCAATGTCGCGCTGCCCCTGTCCCGCATCGGCACGCTGGTGACCGACGACGACCTGTCCGATGCCGACGCACGCATGCTGGAAGACGCCGGCGTCACGGTGCGGATCGCCTCCTCCTCGGGAGCCCTCCAGTGA
- a CDS encoding ABC transporter permease, whose product MTRALTLIRRRLVGSIFVLLIVVIGTFLLLEAAPGDAVDAYIVSTGGDAGMIELLRHRWGLDQSALTRLANYLWALLHLDLGQSVTFSRPIRDVVLERLPNTLLLMGSATALSFGLGSALGIYAGARPGSFRDRFLSLGSLALYAVPGFWLGLVLIIVFAVDLRWFPIGGIESIASGKAGLDRAADVARHLVLPVSALGFIYLALYLRMMRAGMAEVWRQDFVLAARAKGLSRRRIVLAHVARNALLPLVTMLGLQSAQMLGGSVVIESVFSVPGLGRLAQEAVAARDTPLLLGIILVSAVLVIVINLLVDIAYAVLDPRVGASEASP is encoded by the coding sequence ATGACCCGCGCCCTCACCCTCATCCGCCGTCGCCTCGTCGGCAGCATCTTCGTGCTGCTGATCGTCGTGATCGGCACCTTTCTTTTGCTGGAAGCCGCACCCGGCGACGCGGTCGACGCCTATATCGTCTCGACCGGCGGCGATGCCGGCATGATCGAATTGCTGCGCCATCGTTGGGGCCTCGACCAGTCGGCGCTGACGCGGCTGGCCAACTATCTCTGGGCGCTGCTGCATCTCGACCTCGGTCAGTCCGTCACCTTCTCGCGGCCGATCCGCGACGTGGTCCTCGAACGCCTGCCCAACACGCTGCTTCTGATGGGCAGCGCCACTGCACTCTCCTTCGGGCTCGGCTCGGCGCTCGGCATCTATGCCGGCGCCAGGCCCGGCAGTTTTCGCGACCGCTTCCTGTCGCTCGGCTCGCTGGCGCTTTATGCCGTACCGGGCTTCTGGCTCGGGCTGGTGCTGATCATCGTCTTTGCCGTCGACCTGCGCTGGTTTCCGATCGGCGGCATCGAAAGCATCGCCTCGGGTAAGGCCGGCCTCGACCGTGCCGCCGATGTCGCCCGCCATCTCGTCCTGCCGGTGTCGGCACTCGGCTTCATCTATCTGGCACTTTATCTGCGCATGATGCGCGCCGGCATGGCCGAGGTCTGGCGACAGGATTTTGTCCTCGCCGCCCGCGCCAAGGGACTGTCCCGCCGCCGCATCGTGCTCGCTCACGTCGCCCGCAACGCACTGTTGCCGCTGGTCACCATGCTTGGCCTGCAATCGGCGCAGATGCTGGGCGGCAGCGTGGTCATCGAAAGCGTCTTTTCGGTTCCCGGCCTTGGCCGGCTGGCGCAGGAAGCGGTGGCCGCGCGGGACACACCATTGCTGCTCGGCATCATCCTCGTCAGCGCCGTTCTGGTCATCGTCATCAACCTTCTCGTCGACATCGCCTACGCTGTCCTCGATCCGCGCGTCGGCGCCAGCGAGGCGAGCCCGTGA
- a CDS encoding FGGY-family carbohydrate kinase, whose product MQPAADMALSVGPLSIGIDIGTSGARAVAMRPDFSIAAHSAVPLDRFGQNARDPSAWWSAVGAALTELLSRIDRAAVRSIAVDGTSGTLLPVDGAGRPLAEPLMYNDKVDDDAILAVIAREAPAASAALGATSGLAKALWFQRLPGVAAVLHQADWIAGQLSGRFDISDENNALKSGYDVEARRWPDWIAATGMRMALLPGVVRPGDVAGTLTASAADLFGLARDVAVVAGTTDGCASFLATGAAAVGDGVTALGSSLTIKILSDRPISAPQFGIYSHRLGDAYLAGGASNSGGKVLAQHFPLARIIELSATIDPMTETGLDYYPLPAVGERFPVADPALPPRLTPRPADDADYLKAMLEGIAGIEALGYRRLAELGAPRLISVRSVGGGAANPVWTAIRQRKLGVGFLPALSDEAAAGTARLALMGAIEAGLL is encoded by the coding sequence ATGCAGCCGGCAGCTGACATGGCGCTTTCGGTCGGCCCGCTTTCGATCGGCATCGACATCGGCACATCCGGTGCGCGCGCCGTCGCCATGCGCCCGGACTTTTCGATTGCCGCGCATTCCGCCGTTCCACTCGACAGATTTGGCCAGAACGCCCGCGATCCCTCAGCGTGGTGGTCAGCGGTCGGCGCGGCGCTGACGGAACTGCTTTCGCGCATCGATCGGGCGGCGGTGCGGTCGATCGCCGTCGACGGCACTTCGGGCACGCTGCTGCCGGTCGACGGCGCCGGGCGGCCGCTGGCCGAACCGCTGATGTACAACGACAAGGTTGACGACGACGCCATTCTGGCCGTGATCGCGCGCGAGGCGCCGGCAGCGAGCGCAGCTCTTGGGGCGACGTCCGGTCTCGCCAAGGCGCTGTGGTTCCAGCGCCTGCCTGGCGTCGCCGCGGTGCTGCACCAGGCCGACTGGATCGCGGGGCAGTTGTCCGGTCGCTTCGACATCAGCGACGAGAACAATGCCCTGAAATCCGGCTACGACGTCGAGGCACGTCGCTGGCCGGACTGGATCGCGGCGACCGGCATGCGCATGGCATTGCTGCCTGGTGTCGTCAGGCCGGGCGATGTCGCCGGCACGCTAACCGCAAGCGCCGCTGACCTGTTCGGCCTGGCGCGCGACGTCGCTGTGGTCGCAGGGACGACGGATGGTTGCGCCTCGTTCCTGGCGACGGGTGCCGCAGCAGTTGGCGACGGCGTCACCGCGCTGGGGTCCTCGCTGACCATCAAGATCCTGTCCGACCGGCCGATCTCGGCACCGCAGTTCGGCATCTACAGCCATAGGCTGGGAGATGCCTATCTGGCGGGTGGCGCGTCGAATTCCGGCGGCAAGGTGCTGGCACAGCATTTCCCTCTCGCGCGCATCATCGAGTTGAGTGCGACGATCGACCCCATGACGGAGACGGGCCTCGACTACTATCCGCTTCCTGCGGTCGGCGAACGCTTCCCCGTAGCCGATCCTGCCCTGCCGCCACGACTGACGCCGCGGCCTGCTGACGACGCCGACTATCTGAAAGCGATGTTGGAGGGCATTGCTGGGATCGAGGCGCTCGGCTATCGCCGGCTTGCCGAGCTCGGCGCGCCTCGGCTGATCTCGGTCAGAAGTGTCGGCGGCGGTGCGGCAAATCCCGTCTGGACCGCGATCCGGCAGCGCAAGCTGGGCGTCGGTTTTCTACCTGCGCTTTCGGACGAGGCCGCCGCCGGCACCGCGCGGCTGGCGCTGATGGGCGCAATCGAAGCGGGGCTTTTGTGA
- the ggt gene encoding gamma-glutamyltransferase: MRDFQFPGRSPVRATEAMAATSHPLATLAAVEMLRSGGNAMDAAVCAAAVQAVVEPQSTGIGGDCFVLYCPNGQGEVVAFNGSGRAPAAATAEWYLERGHDALPESGPHAVTVPGAIDAWCRLLEDYGRKGIDAALAPAIRYAEQGYVVQDRVAFDWAESAALLAADEHAARIFLPDGRAPLAGELHRQPQLADTLRIVSRRGRAGFYEGEVADDIVSRLRALGGLHALEDFAATKGDYVRPVGTSYRGYDIHQMPPNNQGLTALIMLNVLSGFSLGSLEPNGAERLHLEIEAGRLAYQDRDNFIGDQDVVHVPVEQLLSRSHADRLRAEIDPARAMTHLPRLELQPSDTVYISVVDRDRNAVSFINSTFGSFGSGVVGPRTGVVLQNRGSSFRLAADHPNRIAPGKRPMHTIMPGMMTANGRAVMPFGVMGGGYQPFGHVHLLTNMIDFGMDPQEALDAPRVFYRQGMVEAERGVSADAIAGLRERGHQLSIADEPHGGGQLVLIDWDKGTLTGASDPRKDGCALGY; this comes from the coding sequence ATGCGTGATTTTCAATTCCCCGGACGGTCGCCGGTTCGTGCGACGGAAGCAATGGCCGCGACATCGCACCCGCTGGCGACGCTGGCGGCGGTCGAGATGCTGCGGTCCGGCGGCAACGCGATGGACGCAGCCGTGTGCGCGGCTGCGGTGCAGGCAGTCGTCGAACCGCAATCAACCGGCATCGGCGGCGACTGCTTTGTCCTCTACTGTCCAAACGGCCAGGGCGAGGTCGTCGCTTTCAACGGCTCGGGCCGTGCACCCGCCGCGGCGACGGCTGAATGGTATCTGGAAAGGGGGCATGACGCGCTGCCCGAATCCGGGCCGCATGCGGTCACCGTGCCGGGCGCCATCGACGCCTGGTGCCGGCTGCTCGAGGATTATGGCAGAAAGGGCATCGACGCCGCGCTCGCGCCCGCCATTCGCTACGCCGAGCAGGGCTATGTCGTCCAGGACCGCGTGGCCTTCGACTGGGCCGAAAGTGCTGCCTTGCTTGCCGCCGACGAACATGCCGCGCGGATCTTCCTGCCGGATGGCAGGGCGCCGCTGGCCGGCGAGCTGCACCGGCAGCCGCAACTGGCCGATACGTTGCGCATCGTCTCACGCCGCGGTCGCGCCGGGTTCTACGAGGGTGAGGTCGCCGATGACATCGTATCGCGTCTGCGTGCGCTTGGCGGGCTGCATGCGCTCGAAGATTTCGCGGCCACCAAGGGCGACTATGTCAGGCCCGTCGGCACGTCCTACCGAGGCTACGACATCCATCAGATGCCGCCGAACAACCAGGGGCTGACGGCACTGATCATGCTGAATGTGCTGTCGGGCTTTTCGCTCGGCTCGCTGGAACCGAACGGCGCCGAGCGGCTTCACCTCGAAATCGAAGCCGGGCGGCTTGCCTATCAGGATCGTGACAATTTCATCGGCGACCAGGATGTCGTCCATGTTCCCGTGGAGCAGCTGCTGTCCAGATCCCATGCGGACCGGCTACGCGCCGAGATCGATCCGGCGCGCGCGATGACGCATCTGCCTCGCCTCGAGCTTCAGCCGAGCGACACCGTCTACATCTCCGTGGTCGACCGCGACCGCAATGCGGTCAGCTTCATCAATTCCACCTTTGGTTCGTTCGGCAGCGGCGTTGTCGGCCCCAGGACCGGGGTCGTCCTGCAGAACCGCGGCAGCAGCTTCCGCCTGGCGGCGGATCACCCAAACCGCATCGCACCGGGAAAGCGCCCGATGCACACCATCATGCCGGGCATGATGACAGCCAACGGCCGGGCGGTCATGCCGTTCGGCGTGATGGGCGGCGGCTATCAGCCTTTTGGCCATGTCCATCTGCTCACCAACATGATCGATTTCGGCATGGACCCGCAGGAGGCGCTGGATGCGCCGAGGGTGTTTTACAGACAGGGCATGGTGGAGGCCGAGCGTGGCGTTTCGGCCGATGCGATCGCCGGCCTGCGCGAGCGAGGCCATCAGCTGTCCATCGCGGACGAGCCGCATGGCGGCGGCCAGCTGGTGCTGATCGACTGGGACAAGGGTACGCTTACCGGCGCGTCCGATCCGCGCAAGGATGGTTGCGCGCTGGGTTACTGA
- a CDS encoding ATP-binding cassette domain-containing protein: protein MSGPLLTVSGLTKRYRRGGKTIAAVDDVSFHIEPGETLALAGPSGSGKSTIARLMLRLIEPDAGRIEFEGGDFLALNGAALRARRAHLQMVFQDPLAAFNPRATVERVLDDPLRIHGVTSRRERPRRIAALLERVGLSADLAGRAIHEISGGQRQRIAIARAIATKPSLIVLDEAVSALDVSVRGQILKLLLDLQREERIAYLFISHDLGVISAIAHRIVVLDAGRIAESGDARTVIDAPQSAIGKALVAAAPKLTRTSGLETS from the coding sequence ATGAGCGGTCCATTGCTGACTGTCTCGGGGCTGACCAAACGATACCGGCGCGGCGGCAAGACCATCGCCGCTGTCGATGACGTTTCCTTCCACATCGAGCCCGGCGAGACACTGGCGCTGGCCGGGCCTTCCGGCAGCGGCAAATCGACGATCGCAAGGCTGATGCTGCGGTTGATCGAACCAGACGCCGGCCGGATCGAATTCGAAGGCGGCGACTTCCTGGCCTTGAACGGCGCCGCCTTGCGTGCCCGGCGCGCGCATCTGCAAATGGTGTTCCAGGATCCGCTCGCAGCCTTCAACCCGCGCGCCACCGTTGAGCGCGTTCTCGACGACCCGCTGCGCATCCATGGCGTCACATCCCGGCGAGAGCGCCCGCGTCGCATCGCTGCCTTGCTGGAGCGCGTCGGCCTGAGCGCCGATCTCGCCGGCCGCGCCATCCACGAGATTTCAGGCGGCCAGCGCCAGCGCATCGCGATTGCTCGCGCCATCGCGACCAAGCCGTCGCTGATCGTGCTCGACGAGGCGGTGTCGGCGCTCGATGTGTCGGTGCGCGGGCAGATCCTCAAACTGCTGCTCGATCTGCAGCGCGAGGAACGGATCGCCTATCTGTTCATTTCGCATGATCTCGGCGTTATCAGCGCCATCGCCCATCGTATCGTCGTCCTCGACGCAGGGCGGATCGCCGAGAGCGGCGATGCCCGTACTGTCATCGACGCGCCGCAGTCGGCGATCGGCAAGGCGCTGGTGGCGGCAGCGCCAAAGCTGACCAGGACAAGCGGGTTGGAAACCTCGTGA
- a CDS encoding TIGR01459 family HAD-type hydrolase produces the protein MSTKTIEHLDGIGALVERYQVFLLDQFGVLHDGTSPYPGAVEALSALKRAGKTIVLVSNSGRRARPNETRLQKLGFEPGSWDHFVSSGEIAWRSFQEMAVSGKLRPNTKCLLISREGDRSAIEGLPIALTGDGDDAELVLIAASEGDRYDIDHYRRLFAPAAARQVPCFCTNPDKIMLTAVGPRFGAGRLADLYESLGGSVTRIGKPYAPIFGAALAVAGNPDRSSVVCVGDSVEHDIAGGIGAGVATALVLSGILADTPDLAGLFDSLDAYPDYTTDLFKFAD, from the coding sequence GTGAGCACGAAAACAATTGAACATCTCGACGGCATCGGAGCGCTAGTTGAGCGCTATCAGGTGTTCCTGCTCGATCAGTTCGGCGTGCTGCACGACGGCACAAGCCCCTATCCAGGCGCTGTGGAGGCCTTGTCGGCGCTGAAGCGTGCAGGCAAGACGATTGTGCTGGTCTCGAACTCCGGCAGGCGTGCGCGGCCCAACGAGACTCGCCTGCAGAAGCTCGGTTTCGAACCGGGAAGCTGGGATCACTTTGTCTCTTCCGGCGAGATCGCGTGGCGCTCCTTTCAAGAAATGGCGGTATCCGGAAAGCTGCGCCCAAACACAAAGTGCCTGTTGATCAGCCGTGAAGGCGACCGCTCGGCGATTGAAGGTCTGCCTATCGCGTTGACCGGCGACGGCGACGATGCCGAGCTGGTGCTGATCGCCGCCAGTGAGGGCGACCGCTACGACATCGACCACTATCGCAGACTTTTTGCACCGGCAGCGGCGCGGCAGGTGCCATGCTTCTGCACCAACCCCGACAAGATCATGCTGACGGCAGTGGGGCCTCGCTTTGGCGCCGGCCGATTGGCGGATCTCTACGAGAGCCTCGGTGGCAGCGTCACCCGCATCGGCAAGCCCTACGCGCCGATCTTCGGCGCCGCGCTGGCGGTGGCGGGCAACCCTGACCGCAGCAGCGTGGTCTGTGTCGGCGACAGCGTCGAACACGATATCGCCGGTGGGATTGGTGCCGGCGTGGCGACGGCGCTGGTCTTGTCCGGAATATTGGCGGACACCCCTGACCTGGCCGGCCTTTTCGACAGTCTGGACGCATACCCGGACTACACCACGGATCTTTTCAAATTCGCTGATTGA